In a single window of the Elaeis guineensis isolate ETL-2024a chromosome 8, EG11, whole genome shotgun sequence genome:
- the LOC105050509 gene encoding outer envelope protein 80, chloroplastic has product MSRNEDVRFVSSAIKIPRSSLAHPVPLLSTLPFARHNLSFHLDRAREAIQGFLASLPRQWRPRFLCSSSLAVVRQEAETNHRRHGKEDEERVLISEVLIRNKDGEALERVDLEAAVAAALKSCRPNSALTVREVQEDVHRIIESGYFCSCIPVAVDTRDGIRLVFQVEPNQEFQGLVCEGANVLPVKFLEDAFRDAYGKIINIQHLDQVIKSINGWYYERGLSGLVSYAEILSGGILRLQASEAEVNNSAIQFLDRRTGEPTTGKTRPETIFQQLATKKGQVYNRLQAKRDVETILTMGIMEDVTIIPQPTGDPCKVDLVLNLVERRNGGFSAGGGISSGITSGPLAGLIGSFAYVHRNVFGRNQKLNLSLERGQIDSIFRINYIDPWIEGDDKRTSRTIMIQNSSTSGALVHGNAQSDHGGLTIARVTAGIEYSRPFRPKWSGTLGLMFQHAGARDDKGNSVVRDIYNSPLTASGNACDDMLIAKLESVYTDSGDHSSSTFVFNMEQGLPVLPEWLCFNRLSARARQGYKIGPARLLLSVSGGHVIGNFPPHEAFAIGGTNSVRGYEEGAVGSGRSYAICSGEISFHMFGPLEGVLFADYGNDLGSGPTVRGDPAGARGKPGNGCGFGAGICVDSPLGPLRLEYAFNDKLASRFHFGVGYRN; this is encoded by the exons ATGTCGAGAAACGAAGACGTCCGATTCGTCTCTTCCGCCATTAAAATCCCCCGCTCCTCCCTCGCCCACCCCGTTCCCCTCTTATCAACGCTCCCCTTCGCTCGCCACAACCTTTCCTTCCATCTCGACCGAGCTAGAGAGGCGATCCAGGGCTTCTTGGCATCGCTTCCGAGACAGTGGAGGCCTCGCTTTCTCTGCTCGTCCTCCCTTGCTGTGGTGCGGCAGGAGGCGGAGACGAACCATCGGCGGCACGGGAAGGAGGACGAGGAGCGGGTCCTGATAAGCGAGGTGCTGATCCGGAACAAGGATGGGGAGGCGCTGGAGCGGGTGGACTTGGAGGCGGCCGTGGCCGCCGCCCTGAAGTCGTGCCGGCCCAACTCGGCGCTCACGGTGCGGGAGGTGCAGGAGGACGTGCACCGGATCATCGAGAGCGGGTACTTTTGCTCGTGTATACCTGTTGCCGTCGACACCCGGGATGGGATCCGGCTGGTCTTTCAG GTGGAACCGAATCAGGAGTTCCAAGGATTGGTTTGTGAGGGTGCAAACGTTCTTCCTGTAAAATTTTTGGAGGATGCATTTCGCGATGCGTATG GAAAAATAATCAATATACAGCATCTGGATCAAGTGATTAAATCCATCAATGGCTGGTACTATGAACGTGGGCTATCTGGTTTG GTTTCATATGCTGAGATTCTTTCTGGAGGAATCCTTAGGTTACAAGCCTCCGAAGCCGAGGTCAATAATTCCGCCATTCAGTTTCTTGATAGAAGGAC TGGTGAACCAACTACAGGGAAGACAAGGCCAGAGACTATATTTCAACAACTGGCAACAAAAAAGGGACAG GTATACAATAGACTACAAGCAAAACGAGATGTTGAGACAATATTAACAATGGGAATTATGGAAGATGTTACAATTATTCCTCAGCCTACTGGAG ATCCCTGCAAGGTTGATCTAGTGTTAAATCTTGTTGAGCGTCGTAATGGTGGTTTCTCTGCAGGTGGTGGAATTTCAAGTGG GATAACAAGTGGCCCTCTTGCAGGACTGATCGGAAG CTTCGCCTATGTGCATAGGAATGTTTTTGGTAGGAACCAAAAACTCAACCTTTCATTAGAAAGGGGGCAAATCGACTCAATATTTCGCATAAATTATATTGACCCATGGATTGAAGGAGACGATAAGAGGACATCCAGAACAATCATGATTCAG aactCCAGTACTTCAGGAGCACTTGTTCATGGGAATGCCCAATCTGATCATGGTGGCCTAACAATTGCACGAGTTACTGCTGGGATTGAATACAGTCGACCTTTCAGGCCCAAGTGGAGTGGAACACTTGGGCTTATGTTTCAG CATGCTGGTGCTCGTGATGATAAAGGCAATTCTGTAGTCAGAGATATCTACAACAGTCCATTAACTGCAAG TGGCAATGCTTGTGATGACATGCTAATTGCAAAGTTAGAAAGTGTCTACACAGATTCTGGTGATCATAGCTCCTCAACA TTTGTATTCAACATGGAACAAGGACTCCCTGTTCTACCTGAGTGGTTATGTTTCAATCGATTGAGTGCTCGTGCTAGGCAAGGATATAAAATTGGGCCTGCTCGACTACTTTTAAG TGTCTCCGGAGGCCATGTCATTGGAAATTTTCCACCTCATGAAGCATTTGCTATTGGTGGGACAAACAGTGTCAGGGGTTATGAAGAAGGTGCTGTGGGTTCTGGTCGCTCATATGCGATTTGTAGTGGAGAAATCTCTTTTCACATG TTTGGACCACTGGAAGGTGTGCTGTTTGCGGACTATGGAAATGATCTTGGTTCAGGCCCTACAGTGCGTG GTGATCCTGCTGGAGCAAGGGGAAAACCTGGGAATGGTTGTGGCTTTGGGGCCGGCATTTGTGTGGATTCACCCCTAGGGCCCCTGCGCCTAGAATATgcatttaatgataaattagcaAGCAGGTTCCACTTTGGAGTTGGCTACCGCAATTAA